A section of the Phaseolus vulgaris cultivar G19833 chromosome 8, P. vulgaris v2.0, whole genome shotgun sequence genome encodes:
- the LOC137825939 gene encoding ATP synthase subunit epsilon, mitochondrial, whose amino-acid sequence MASSGAVPFWRAAGMTYITYSNICANLVRNCLKEPYKAESLSREKVHFALAKWVDGKPEKPTLRSDTPDH is encoded by the exons ATGGCGTCGAGCGGAGCGGTGCCGTTTTGGAGAGCAGCGGGTATGACCTACATCACATACTCTAACATATGCGCCAATCTGGTTAGAAATTGCCTCAAGGAACCCTACAAGGCCGAATCCCTCTCTCGCGAGAAGGTTCATTTCGCTCTCGCCAAATGGGTCGATGGAAAGCCTGAAAAACCTA cTCTTCGTTCAGATACCCCAGACCATTGA
- the LOC137827107 gene encoding exocyst complex component EXO84B → MATAKTSRTRSAVASAKENGPKLEEGLNPFKTEKFDAESYVQSNCSLNDKEIKQLCTYLVDLKKASAEEMRRSVYANYAAFIRTSKEISDLEGELSSIRNLLSTQAALIHGLAEGVHIDSLSISTSDGFSLNATSDSEDKEISDLDKWLVEFPDLLDVLLAERRVEEALAALDEGERVVSEAKEMKSITPSVLLSLQNSIAERRQKLADQLTEAACQPSTRGSELRASVSALKRLGDGPHAHSLLLNAHQQRYQYNMQILRPSSTSYGGAYTAALAQLVFSVVAQAASDSLAIFGEEPAYTSELVMWATKQTEAFALLVKRHALASSAAAGGLRAAAECVQIALGHCSLLEARGLALCPVLLKLFRPSVEQALDANLKRIQESTAALAAADDWVLTYPPTASRQSSRPSSISMSNTTAFQHKLTSSAHRFNLMVQDFFEDVGPLLSMQLGGQALEGLFQVFNSYVNMLIKALPGSMEEEAGFEDSGNKIVRMAETENQQIALLANASLLADELLPRAAMKLSPINQNAYNDDNRRRTSERQNRHPEQREWRRRLVGSVDRLKDTFCRQHALDLIFTEEGDSHLTADMYINMDGNAEDVEWLPSFIFQELFVKLNRMANIAADMFVGRERFATLLLMRLTETVMLWLSEDQSFWDDIEEGPRPLGPLGLQQFYLDMKFVVCFASHGRYLSRNLQRIVNEIITKAMAAFSATGMDPYRELPEDEWFNDLCQDAMERLSGKPKEINGEKDPNSPTASVSAQSISSVRSHNSS, encoded by the exons ATGGCGACGGCGAAGACATCTCGGACGAGAAGTGCAGTGGCGAGTGCGAAGGAGAATGGACCTAAGCTTGAAGAAGGACTCAATCCCTTCAAGACTGAGAAATTCGACGCGGAGTCCTATGTGCAGTCCAATTGCTCCCTCAACGATAAG GAAATTAAGCAATTATGCACATATTTGGTGGACTTGAAGAAGGCATCTGCTGAGGAGATGCGTCGAAGTGTCTATGCTAATTATGCTGCCTTCATTCG AACATCCAAGGAGATATCAGATTTGGAGGGGGAGCTTTCATCTATTAGAAACCTTCTCTCCACACAAGCTGCCTTGATACATGGTTTAGCTGAAGGAGTTCACATCGATTCATTATCAATTTCAACGTCTGATGGTTTTTCTCTAAATGCTACATCAGATTCTGAAGATAAGGAGATATCAGACCTAGACAAATGGTTGGTAGAGTTTCCTGATCTCTTGGATGTTCTCTTGGCTGAAAGGCGAGTGGAAGAGGCTTTGGCTGCTCTTGATGAAGGAGAGCGTGTAGTTTCTGAGGCTAAAGAGATGAAATCTATCACCCCGTCAGTACTTTTGTCTCTACAGAATTCCATTGCTGAACGTAGACAAAAGCTAGCCGATCAGCTAACTGAAGCTGCTTGTCAGCCCTCCACACGTGGTTCTGAGCTCCGTGCATCGGTTTCCGCCCTTAAAAGACTTGGAGATGGTCCCCATGCCCACAGCTTGCTACTTAATGCCCATCAGCAACGGTATCAATATAACATGCAAATTCTTCGACCATCAAGCACCTCATATGGTGGAGCATATACTGCTGCTCTAGCCCAACTGGTATTCTCAGTAGTTGCTCAAGCTGCTAGTGATTCTTTGGCTATTTTCGGTGAGGAGCCAGCTTATACTTCAGAACTTGTGATGTGGGCTACTAAGCAAACAGAAGCTTTTGCTCTTCTAGTGAAAAGGCATGCATTAGCTTCATCAGCAGCTGCAGGAGGTTTAAGAGCTGCTGCAGAATGTGTTCAAATAGCATTGGGTCATTGCTCATTGTTGGAAGCTCGTGGTCTGGCTCTTTGTCCCGTGCTGTTGAAACTTTTTAGGCCTAGTGTTGAGCAAGCACTAGATGCTAATTTGAAACGAATTCAAGAGAGTACTGCTGCTTTGGCTGCAGCTGATGACTGGGTACTTACATACCCTCCTACAGCTAGTCGTCAGAGTAGTAGGCCTTCAAGTATATCCATGAGTAATACAACCGCATTTCAACATAAACTTACAAGCAGTGCCCATCGCTTCAATTTGATGGTTCAG GACTTCTTCGAGGATGTAGGACCACTGCTTAGCATGCAGTTGGGGGGCCAAGCCCTGGAGGGATTGTTTCAAGTATTTAACTCCTATGTGAACATGCTCATAAAAGCATTACCTGGATCAATGGAGGAAGAGGCAGGCTTTGAAGATTCTGGAAACAAAATTGTACGCATGGCTGAGACTGAGAACCAGCAAATTGCATTGCTAGCAAATGCCTCATTACTAGCTGATGAACTACTTCCACGTGCAGCTATGAAGCTTTCCCCCATAAATCAAAATGCCTACAATGATGATAATCGAAGAAGAACCTCAGAAAGACAAAATCGTCATCCTGAACAAAGAGAATGGAGGAGAAGACTTGTTGGTTCAGTGGACAGATTAAAAGATACATTCTGTCGTCAACATGCACTGGACCTAATTTTTACTGAGGAAGGTGATAGTCATCTTACTGCTGACATGTATATAAATATGGATGGTAATGCCGAAGACGTTGAATGGCTtccatcttttatttttcag GAGCTTTTTGTAAAACTAAACCGAATGGCCAATATAGCAGCAGATATGTTTGTAGGGAGGGAAAGATTTGCTACGCTGCTCTTGATGAGACTTACAGAAACTGTTATGTTGTGGCTTTCAGAAGACCAGAGCTTTTGGGATGATATTGAGGAAGGGCCCAGGCCTTTAGGTCCCCTTGGTCTTCAGCAG TTCTACCTGGATATGAAGTTTGTCGTATGCTTTGCTTCGCACGGTCGATACTTGTCAAGAAATTTGCAACGAATTGTCAACGAGATTATAACAAAAGCGATGGCGGCATTTTCTGCAACAGGGATGGATCCATATAG AGAACTGCCAGAAGACGAATGGTTTAACGACTTATGTCAAGATGCAATGGAGAGACTTAGTGGAAAGCCAAAAGAAATAAATGGGGAGAAGGACCCTAACAGCCCTACTGCATCTGTTTCTGCTCAGTCAATTTCATCTGTCAGATCGCATAATAGTTCGTGA
- the LOC137827108 gene encoding uncharacterized protein, producing MAGTGIHPYHQQWPPAAAAPPPPPPAAAAAPPHAGDEVRTIFITGLPEDVKERELQNLLRWLPGFEASQLNFKAEKPMGFALFSAPHQALAAKDILQDMLFDPDTKSVLHTEMAKKNLFVKRGIGAEAGAFDQSKRLRTAGDYTHTAYTSPSPFHPPPPPVWGPHGYMAPPPPPPYDPYAGYPVAPVPMPTPAPIAAPSSYVPVQNTKDNPPCNTLFIGNLGENINEEEVRGLFSVQPGFKQMKILRQERHTVCFIEFEDVNSATNVHHNLQGAVIPSSGSVGMRIQYSKNPFGKRKDNIPIAVATANGALPALTYQ from the exons ATGGCTGGCACCGGCATCCACCCATACCACCAGCAATGGCCTCCGGCGGCTGCGGCTCCTCCTCCGCCACCTCCAGCCGCCGCGGCCGCTCCTCCACACGCCGGGGACGAGGTTCGAACGATATTCATAAccggtcttccggaagacgtgaAAGAGAGGGAGCTTCAGAATCTGCTGAGGTGGTTACCCGGCTTCGAAGCTTCTCAATTGAATTTCAAAGCTGAAAAGCCAATGGGTTTCGCTTTGTTCTCCGCTCCGCACCAAGCACTCGCAGCCAAAGACATTCTCCAAGACATGCTCTTCGATCCCGACACCAAGTCCGTCCTCCACACTGAGATGGCCAAGAAGAATCTCTTCGTGAAGAGGG GAATTGGAGCTGAGGCGGGTGCTTTTGATCAAAGTAAACGGTTAAGAACGGCTGGGGATTATACACATACTGCTTATACATCTCCATCTCCTTTCCATCCTCCCCCGCCGCCTGTTTGGGGGCCACATGG ATACATGGCTCCGCCGCCTCCTCCTCCATATGATCCATATGCGGGCTATCCCGTTGCACCTGTACCAATGCCTACTCCTGCTCCCATAGCAGCACCTAGCAGTTATGTTCCAGTTCAG AACACAAAAGATAATCCTCCTTGCAACACCCTGTTTATTGGGAACTTGGGAGAGAACATAAACGAGGAAGAAGTAAGGGGCCTTTTCAGTGT ACAACCTGGTTTTAAGCAAATGAAGATTTTGAGACAGGAGAGGCATACAGTTTGCTTCATTGAGTTTGAA GATGTGAATAGTGCTACCAATGTGCACCATAATCTGCAGGGTGCTGTTATCCCAAGTTCTGGTTCCGTTGGCATGCGGATACAATAT TCAAAAAATCCATTTGGAAAAAGGAAAGATAATATTCCAATTGCTGTTGCTACTGCTAATGGAGCTCTACCAGCATTGACTTATCAGTAG
- the LOC137826251 gene encoding D-3-phosphoglycerate dehydrogenase 2, chloroplastic-like, with amino-acid sequence MASSACTKPIFPSSFTLSSSESKSKLSHVSFISSTTHLPIYRKLSHVNLSKRCLAVNNVLKTADATETSVRSSKSEDVGSLGDRPTILVSEKLGEAGLEVLRSMGHVECAYDLSQEELCSKISCCDALIVRSATKVTREVFEAGKGRLKVVGRAGVGIDNVDLQAATEFGCLVVNAPTANTVAAAEHGIALLAAMARNIAQADASTKAGKWQRSKYVGVSMVGKTLAVMGFGKVGSEVARRAKGLGMHVIAHDPYAPADRARAIGVDLVPFDQAISTADFISLHMPLTPTTNKVFNDDTFAKMKKGVRIVNVARGGVIDEDALVRALDSGVVAQAALDVFTEEPPSKESKLVQHENVTVTPHLGASTKEAQEGVAIEIAEAVLGALKGELSATAVNAPMVAPEVLSELAPYVVLAEKLGRLAVQLVSGGSGIKSVKVVYRSARGPDDLDTRLLRAMVTKGIIEPISNTIVNLVNADFIAKQKGLRISEEKVVVDSSSELPLDSIQVQISGVDSKFASAVAEGGHINIDGKVKFGEPHLTCVGSFDVDVSLEGNLILCRQVDQPGMIGRVGNILGEQNVNVSFMSVGRTSRRKKAIMAIGVDEEPNKQALDNIGAVPAIEEFVFLKL; translated from the exons atGGCATCCTCTGCCTGCACCAAACCCATCTTTCCCTCATCCTTCACCCTTTCTTCTTCAGAATCAAAGTCAAAACTTTCTCACGTGTCGTTCATCAGCAGCACCACCCACTTACCCATCTACCGAAAGCTCTCCCATGTCAACCTCTCCAAGCGCTGCTTGGCGGTCAACAATGTTTTGAAAACGGCTGACGCGACAGAAACCTCGGTGCGGAGCTCGAAGTCCGAGGATGTCGGGTCTCTGGGCGATAGGCCAACGATCTTGGTCTCCGAGAAACTTGGAGAGGCGGGGCTCGAGGTGCTGCGCAGTATGGGGCACGTGGAATGCGCGTACGACCTCTCGCAGGAGGAGCTCTGCAGCAAGATCTCGTGCTGCGACGCTTTGATTGTGAGGAGCGCCACCAAGGTGACGAGGGAAGTGTTTGAAGCTGGGAAAGGGAGGTTGAAGGTGGTGGGAAGAGCCGGTGTGGGCATTGACAACGTGGATCTGCAAGCCGCCACTGAGTTTGGCTGCCTCGTCGTGAACGCGCCCACGGCCAACACCGTTGCTGCTGCCGAGCACGGCATCGCCCTCCTCGCTGCCATGGCCCGCAACATTGCCCAGGCTGACGCCTCCACCAAAGCTG GAAAATGGCAGAGAAGCAAGTATGTGGGAGTTTCTATGGTTGGAAAGACACTAGCGGTGATGGGTTTTGGAAAAGTTGGATCTGAAGTGGCGAGGCGTGCAAAAGGGTTGGGCATGCACGTGATTGCTCACGACCCTTATGCTCCGGCTGATAGAGCCCGTGCTATTGGTGTGGATCTTGTGCCCTTTGATCAGGCTATCTCCACTGCAgatttcatctccctccacatGCCACTCACTCCAACCACCAACAAGGTCTTCAATGACGACACTTTTGCAAAGATGAAGAAGGGAGTTCGCATCGTCAACGTTGCTAGAGGAGGAGTTATTGACGAAGATGCATTGGTTAGAGCCCTTGACAGTGGAGTCGTTGCTCAG GCAGCTCTTGATGTCTTCACTGAAGAGCCTCCATCCAAAGAAAGTAAGCTAGTGCAACACGAGAATGTGACTGTTACCCCTCATCTTGGAGCTAGCACCAAAGAGGCACAG GAGGGTGTAGCTATTGAAATAGCTGAGGCTGTGCTAGGAGCATTGAAAGGGGAACTCTCAGCAACTGCTGTGAATGCTCCTATGGTTGCTCCTGAG GTGCTGTCAGAATTGGCCCCATATGTGGTGCTAGCTGAGAAGCTGGGGAGACTTGCTGTGCAGTTGGTTTCTGGAGGAAGTGGGATAAAATCTGTGAAGGTGGTTTATCGATCAGCCAGAGGCCCAGATGACTTGGACACAAGACTTCTGCGAGCCATGGTTACAAAGGGCATCATAGAGCCAATATCAAACACCATTGTGAACCTTGTGAATGCTGATTTCATAGCAAAGCAGAAAGGGCTTCGCATAAGTGAGGAAAAAGTGGTTGTTGATTCATCTTCTGAGCTGCCTCTTGATTCCATCCAGGTACAGATATCAGGTGTGGACTCCAAATTTGCAAGTGCTGTAGCAGAGGGTGGTCACATCAACATTGATGGTAAAGTGAAGTTTGGTGAACCTCACCTGACATGTGTGGGGTCTTTCGATGTGGATGTGAGCTTGGAAGGGAATCTAATCCTGTGCCGACAGGTGGATCAGCCCGGCATGATTGGTCGTGTTGGAAACATACTTGGTGAGCAAAATGTGAATGTGAGCTTTATGAGCGTGGGAAGGACATCTCGCAGGAAGAAGGCTATCATGGCTATTGGTGTCGATGAAGAACCAAACAAGCAGGCTCTTGACAACATTGGAGCCGTGCCTGCCATTGAAGAGTTCGTGTTCCTCAAGCTGTAG